The segment CAGTATAAATCCTTGACCAATTGTTTTACAATTGCCATTTGAGAGAAAGATTTCGGCAAAAAACAGGCAGTTTCTCCAAATTTTGAGAAGAATGACTTTTGGCAGGCTCCGTATACCGCAACGGCTGCCCGACCCAAAACCACCTTGGCGTCAGTTTTGGGTAAAATCCTTTTTTGCGTGAAAAAAGGTCTCCGGAAAATCCGCAGATTTTCCGGAGACCCTGATTTCAAAAGTAATTCCGTATTACAGCTCGATCTTGCCAAAGCTGAAATCGGCAAAATCATCCACCCGCTCGGTGCGCTTGGGTGCTACCGGTGCGGCATTCTCGGCATCGCGGGGTGCATAGGTGCGCTCCGGCACGCCGGAGGGACGGGGGCCGCGGGGTGCACCACTGCGGCTGCCGCGGTAGCCGCCACGGCTGCCATTGCGGTCGCCGTGATCGGAACGGTTTCCGCCGCGATAACCGCCGCTGCGCGGACCGCCGGGACGACGGCCATTGCCGCGTCCGCCGCGGGGACGGCGCTCGCCGTAGGTGTTCTCGGTCTGTGCATCGGGTGCGGTGGAGTAGATGACCACACGGCGGTCACGGCCTTCGCCCTTGCTCTCGCTGCGCACGCCCTCCATCTTGCTGATGGCAGAGTGGATGATGCGGCGCTCGTAGGGGTTCATGGGCTCCATGGCAAAGCTGCGGCCGGTCTTGCGCACCTTGGCACCAATGCGCTGTGCCAGTGCGGTCAGGTCGCTCTCGCGCTTGTCGCGGTAGCCGGCAACGTCCAGACCCAGCTTGATGTAATCGCCCTCCAGACGGTTTGCCACAAGGCTTGCCAGATAGGACAGGCTCTCCATGGTCTCGCCGCGGCGGCCGATGAGGGCGCCCAGCTTTTCACCGTCCAGACGGATGATGGTGGCCTCGCCCTTCTGCACGGCGCTGAAGGAGACGTTCTCCACGCCCATCAGGGCAATGACCTCACGCAGGTAGTCCACTGCGGCCTTGACCTTGGCGTTTTCCTCAATGTTGATGGGCTCCTCGGTCTCCTCTTCCTCGGCAGCAGGCTGCTGCACTGCGGCAGCTTCCACAGCGGGCGCAGCAGGCTCCTCGGCCTTGGCTTCCGGCTCTGCCGGTGCAGCGGGTGCTTCCACTGCAGGAGCAGGCGCGGCCTTCTCCTGAACAGGAGCCTTCTTTTCCTCAACGGCGGGTGCTGCCGGAGCGTCCGGCTCCTCCACGCTCACGCACACCTTGGCGGGGG is part of the Faecalibacterium sp. HTF-F genome and harbors:
- the jag gene encoding RNA-binding cell elongation regulator Jag/EloR; this encodes MIRKQEATGKTVDEARAKACALLGVQADDLNVSCEVLEMPQKTGFLGLKLTPAKVCVSVEEPDAPAAPAVEEKKAPVQEKAAPAPAVEAPAAPAEPEAKAEEPAAPAVEAAAVQQPAAEEEETEEPINIEENAKVKAAVDYLREVIALMGVENVSFSAVQKGEATIIRLDGEKLGALIGRRGETMESLSYLASLVANRLEGDYIKLGLDVAGYRDKRESDLTALAQRIGAKVRKTGRSFAMEPMNPYERRIIHSAISKMEGVRSESKGEGRDRRVVIYSTAPDAQTENTYGERRPRGGRGNGRRPGGPRSGGYRGGNRSDHGDRNGSRGGYRGSRSGAPRGPRPSGVPERTYAPRDAENAAPVAPKRTERVDDFADFSFGKIEL